CAAGCAGGATTTTTCCGATTGATAACTACTGGATATTCAGTTGAATATCCATATTGTTGACTCAGAAAGATAGTTGTAAATTCCACTACATGGAAATAATTTAACAACAGTAAGACAAAGTGTAATCATGTGCTATGTCTAAAATtctgatatgaatatataatttagataattttttaaCTTTTCAAATTAAGTAACCACATTCACTTTGAAAAGCACTTTCAGCTGAATGTCATTGATGTGACAGTAATTCACTCTGAACGTTCAATCGGACGGCATTTGTGAGTAAAAGAGTGTCAGTGAGAATTCAGTTTTAAGGAGGAACTAATGGGAAAATAGTTAGTAAGACGTCCGGGAAGTACGAGGCATTTAATATTCTTCAACTCCTTGGAGCTCTAAAATCAAGATTAAGCTGCATTTGATAGATATATTTCATGAACAACAAAGTTAAGatatataaaagacatatttATTGAAGTAATTTCTCAAAACAGGGAGCATAGCAAAATCAGTAACCACTAGAAAATACTAAACTTGAAAGTAATTCTAAGAGGGGAAACTTTCCTAATATATAAGAAGAAGAGTGAGATTTAACGATAGAGATAGTTTAAAGGCCAGTTGGCTATTGTAAAACCTTATCTGTTGAAAGTTTTGAACCCATGCTAAGTTTCAAAAGGTAATGTAATAAGGATAAGAAAACTGCTCTGGAAATGAAATAAGTGGTGAAATTGGAAAATCTAACTTGATTTTATTGCAGAGAATTGACAAAAGAAATGCTTTGGCAAGAGGAAATTCACTAGTGTTTATGTCATAAAGATAAACGATTCTGAGTGTTCTGAATCAGAATTTACTGTGATTAGGATATACTTATGGTGTTATAGAAGCAGTTTTCGAAGGAACCACGAAAggggttatacatacatacatacataaatacatacatgcatgcatgcaggcttgcatacatacatacatgcagacacacacaaacacacacacatatcgcatGTATTTATGAGAAACtatcaaataaagaatatatgtgtgagtcaaGGGGATTCGTCAACAATTTGAGTCAACAGTACAGAGCATCAAGGGATTGAGCGAGAGAGGACGAGAAAAGCAAATGATAGATTGCAGAATCAGTGTTTCCTGCTGCAAGAGAAACGGCAATTTACGAAGAATTATTACATTTTGAGGTTGAAATGTGTGTGAGTAACGCTTAGATTTGCATCATAATGTGGAATTAAAAATTGTATATCCTACATGAAATAAGTTCGAAAGAAATACCAAAGAATAAACAATACAATTTCGAGTTTTTTTAAGCGAAATTTGATAGTATTTCACCTTTTACAATTTAGGAAGAAAGTAACCTTAAAAAATGTTAGGGAAGGATGCAATAATATTCTCATAGTCATAATTAAGAGAGCTGGACGAAGATTAGCTTACAAGATTAGCTAGTGAGGATGAATTGAAGAAGATGTGGGTCTGATTCTTCAGAAGTTTTGTCCTCTTTAAACTAATTGTTTTGACTCCAACACATATAGATTACCATCAATTCTGATTAGATCTGCTAAAATGTTAGCTAAAGTATGTTTGCATAGCATTGGAAACTTTTAGGAGATTTAGATGGAAATATGGTTACGGTTGAAgtatgaaatgaatatattcaaatCTCTGGTAGGTTGAAAACGAACCAAACATATAAAGGACACCTAAATACTACTGTGAGTTATCATGTAGAAGATCTAAGATCGGAACACAGCTGAACAATGGTTCATTACAAGTAacgctttaaaagaaaaacacttgAATCAACGTAGCTGGTCTTTACTATGATAAAGAAagctacttattttgtttttctaaaacaaaGCAGCTATTAAAGTCTAAACTGTCTAGAAATTTTTCATAAATTCCTATTTTAACAGGTTTTGGTCAAAATATGGTTGTCAAGGACTTCTATTACCGAAAATTTCAACTTTACAATTCAATCACAAAACTAATTATTCCTCGCTGCAACATAGCATTTTTAACTTCTCTGCTTATAATTCTtctggaaataaaacaaaaatgttgtctaaaatattttttgcaacaCTTTCATTCCACATACATATCAGTAAAAACATTTCtccaaattataattttaatccaGCGTGAGGTAAATTATGTTGATTTTAGTATCGTTCCATAATTGTGGGAAGTTGCTGAAGAAGTAGAAATCTGAATTGGAAAAGTAGAAATCTGAATTGGAAAAGTAGTTTTGATATACTTAATGTCAGTTGTATCAATTATAAGCTTACTGAGTTAATGTAGTAAGGTTTAATATTAAGGATGATGTGAGAAAGCAGTTTTGGCTTGACATAAAATTTGATTTAACAAGACATTGACAGTGACAGATGTTGGTTTCTGATTGAAACTTAAAAATCAAAGTGTGACTCAAATTTCGAGATTGCACTATTAACTTGGTCGCAATATCCtgatttattttggaaaatagtATTATCAGAGgaaaatatacataattgtagATAAATTTCAatatgtggctttgtggtaagtagcttgcttaccgaccacatggttccgggttcagtaccactgcgtggcaccttgggcaaatgtcttctactatagcatcgggtcaaccaaagccttgtgaatagatttggtagacggaaactgaaagaagcccgtcgtatatatgtatatgtatgtgtgtgtatatgtttgtgtgtctgtgtttgtccccccaacatcatttgacaaccaatggtggtgtgtttacgtccccgtaacatagcggttcagcaaaagagaccgatagagtaagtactaggtttacaaagaataagtcctggggtcgatttgctcgactaaaggcggtgctccagcatggccgcagtgaaatgactgaaacaagtaaaagagtaaaagagagagtatgtattggaaaaaacatacaaatctagtttcttttcatttctccgattccattaaaaattattttgtattgttcttgacaataaaatattgacttagaagacatgaataaaaaaatactttGATTTTTTTCACTTACTGTTGATTTCTTTATTCAACTACTTTTATACTGAAACTATAAATATGGCACCAAGCCATACTACGACAAACACAACAATGGAGCGAATAATCCTAGCCGTTCTTCTGACAGTGATTGTAAGCTGCTCAGCCAGGCCCAGTAAGTTTACTTGCAGAAGATTATCTTTGTAATATTCGTCAAAGCTAATTgttatatttcaattattaagttgaggcggagagctggcagaatcgttagcacggcggggaaaaaatccttagcagcatttcgttcgattttatgatctgagttcaaattccagcaggCGTGGTTTtaactttcatcgtttcgggatcgataaaaaagtACCGTCTGAGTGTGGGCGTCGGTGTAATCGACCTACCATTCCCCCGAGATTGCTGACCCTGTGCAGAAAGTTGGAATCATGAGAATCTCATCTTATCAGCATGAATCTAATGGGATTATCGATTATGCAATTAATGtgaaattcttatttattttgtattgtttacattgaatgagaatgagagagttTAGTAAACATTCCAATTTTTTCTCGTTGTATTTTATATCCATCTgcactatattattattaattccaatAAATATCTCATTGGATGGGTCAAATAacatttttcatgtatgtatgtatatatatatatataggaaggaatttcaaccatgtttcttggtctgctaccacaacagctcctttataggatccagttagctcaagacatcatcaggaggaaccacgtccgttttgacgtggcggggcccctcctttcagaggtgtcttcagctctggtgttgggtgcatgtcttctttcactgtttgtgactgttctaattcaactgtggaatgtccctagctatggttattttccaggaggttctggatatatatatatatatatatatatatatacgtatattataaatgtttttaaatatttttagatatttgcgggcttataaaaatatataagtgtctatatgcttgtatgttattaatacttctattaaGTCGAGCTTTATGTCACTTTATTAATGTCGGAGTAAGCgggcatatatattgaatattctgctggataataGGTAATTTTTCTCTAGCTTTCCGCTcgtattgcctccactcaaattataaattggaaCTTAGCTCAATTTGAGCACTTCGATTCTAGCCTGTCTATGAGTATTGTTAATTAAtgacaatatctataaaatagtataacttatatatatatacgtatatacatatacatatatatatatatatacatatacacattacatacatacatacacacacacacacacacacacacacacacacacacacacacacacacacacacacacacacacacacacacacacacacacacacacacacacacacacacacacacacacacacatatagggtaaagaattattaatttattaataaattaataatttataattttaccaagtagctcggtatggaaaaaaaatatcagtaaaaaacttatacaaaatgtttttttataattatagacataatatatgcttgtatgttattaATACTTCTATTATGTTGAGCTTTATGTCGCTTTATTAATGTCGAAGTAAGCgggcatatatattgaatattctgctggataataGGTCATGTTCCTCTAGTTGCTTCACCAcctaccgaaatttagaaatagcagttaaaatactaattctactactacaatataTCTCCGCAGAAAGcaatactcgtatatatatacacacatacatatgagtgtgtgtatgtgtgtatgtatttatgcgcatatatatatatatatacacacacacacacacacacacaNNNNNNNNNNNNNNNNNNNNNNNNNNNNNNNNNNNNNNNNNNNNNNNNNNNNNNNNNNNNNNNNNNNNNNNNNNNNNNNNNNNNNNNNNATATATATCTAAGTAGTTAAGTTTAGTTCCGTCAAACTAGGTTCAAAGCCAGTTTAACAATTTACAAACATTATTTCATAACTTTCTTAAAAAAACTTACAAGTCAAAGATACCGTtgtaaattgtaatatatatatatatatcaatttagctgaaaagaaaaaaagaaaaaaatctaaattgcACCTGTTTTTCAAGatctaatttatttaaataacatcAATTAATTGCAATCTATCTTTAAAATATTgtaggttatatgtatatattcagaggATTCTTACCTTAAGTGACCGACGGAACCGAGATGGTGATTTCCTATTgcagaataataatgatacacgGCTTAAATAATTACCTTTCGCTATTATTTCGCATTTAGCTAAAAATTGCCTTGCGTTGACTCGACTACACTGATGATACAACGTTTTAaatctctgtgtctctttctctaaGTTTTAGAGTGTTGAAACAAAATAAAGGTGCCATTGTGTCTGTCCTCAAATCTGGAACCCTACAACAGAAACTTTTTTTGCAAACGTCGTTAGTTacgtaacacacatacacacacaaccacctcccacacatactcacacatgcacacacagacatacacacacacataaactcacacaaacacacaaataaactcacacaaacacacaaattatgTAACAACCCTCCTCTTTAAATTTCAGCGtcattttgtatttaaatattttttacattatttctgaTTTCTAAAACTTATAAGAGTTTTCTTTTTGACATTTCAGAGGAGCAAATAGTTGGTGGAAGTAATGCACAGCAATGTGAGTTTCCACACATggtttttgttgatattaaaaCGAAAGATAGCGGCTCATTATGTGGCGGTACTTTAATATCAGATAAATGGGTCTTAACAGCTGCTCATTGCGTGTAAGTATTTTCTCATAGAATACATTCAGTGTATTTGCACaaatttggtttcaaatgttttgGATGAGAAACATATATCCATCGCttaaattttctaaattctaAAAGTTCATATGAAGTACATTCACAAGTGTATCTCCCTGAGGTTTGGTCTCCAGATCTGTGAGCCTCATGAATGCTACTGTGGATCTATTATGGATTCTTCCGTCCTCCACCCATTGTCATGCTGTCATAGTTCTGGCTGCTTTCCATATGTTATATCGCACttgcggatgacctctactcaactctcaCTTCAGACGACTCGACTCTACCGAACTCGACGTTTAGTCTACCGACTGCTCCGTCTCGCTCTCCCGCTCTTCCGCTCTTGCTCGACGCTTTTCGTCTagctatttatacgtattggactCGCCTACTTATCGTCTGAGGGCGTCTACACAACACCATGCCATGACGCTCTTAACAAGATCATAAAGCATGGCCTAGACGCCGCAGGTTTCCCTTCCCAGTTCGAGCCAGCAGGACTAGACCAAGGGGACGGTAGAAGGCCGGACGGTATGACAATTCTCCTGTTCCGTGGAGGCAGGCCCATCAGCTGTAACAGCTCCTCCAGTGGCAACTTAGTGTTGTAAGCTACCAGGTCAGGCTCTGTTGCTCATcaggctgagaaaaaaaaaagactgtcaaGGTATCTCTCGCTCTCCGGTAGGTTGATGGTCGTGTCTGCGGCAGTTGAAAACTCTGGTGTTCTTAGTCGCTGGACTTTATCCCTGGTCACCACTATCGGGGCAGAGATGGCTGTTTGCAAGTgcgagatcacttaaaaattacaaatttcgtaattatctgtcaatatttacatatatataacctttttgctatatctactaggtatatttctctgatattcaaatgaggtttgctaatttttcacccaatatctcacttatttctatttaaaatgttattttgaaatgttattttgaaatgttattttgatcattccagcatgtttctcaGGTTGTtgtatgctagaaatcaaagtttcataaaaaattctagctaatagaattatgggaagtAATGggttaagcaatgtgaacattacttAAATATaagtaatgttcacattgcttaagtaaatggagtcgcatgaaatgatcgtactgcattaactttggacattcttgttgcttattttgatNNNNNNNNNNNNNNNNNNNNNNNNNNNNNNNNNNNNNNNNNNNNNNNNNNNNNNNNNNNNNNNNNNNNNNNNNNNNNNNNNNNNNNNNNNNNNNNNNNNNNNNNNNNNtatatatatatatatatatatatgcacatatatatatacacacatatatatacatatatatacatgtatgtatacttgtaggtatatatatataatataaattacatacacagacacacacacacacatgcataaagctTTGCATGCGTTGTGGGGAcctaatatatttaatcatattatGAGAGAAGGATAGACCTTCAAGCGAAAGGTTctgtaatatattttgatttaacaAGGGATTAAATACGGATCTGTCGGAAGGTACAAGATGTAATGAATTCGGTGCCCAAATATAAATAGTTACGCTACAGTCATGTGTAAACAGGATATCTAATTCTAGTATATTTAAGGAAACACTGAGTTTCATTCTGAATGGGAAACAAACTGATTCTCAAGTTGTTGAAGCAGAATTATAAGAAATGTTTGGCTCCAGTGGACCCTATCGCGTAatcttataattatttatattgaatCCATGACAATAGCAGATATTCTTTTCTGGAATAGTgtaatttacaatatattatcCACAGTGCTCTTTTAAAAAAACAGTCGAGGATGAGATGATGGAAATTTGTCACTATAGATAGCAGGCCGAATCTTGCTTGGTGGCAAATGGAAGACGTAATTTTTTTATGAAGAGAAACTAAGATATAAACtttaaaacttttctttattctttcatcaaaaataaaaagaaaatgatatacttcgttaatattttctgtttcacactcacacacatacgcacacaaatacatacatattcacatacatacatacatacatacatacatacatacatacatacagtacagaatatatatatatatatatatatatatatatatatatatgtatatatatatatatatattagtgtgtatatgtaagtatttatgcatatacagagatgcacacaaaacacacacacgcacacaaaaggtcacacgcatttattattttgaaaatattactaACGTAgtaggtggcgagatggcagaaatgttagcacaccgggagaaatacttagaggtattttgtccgtcttttcgttctgagttcaagttccgccgcggtcgactttaccttttatcctttcggggtagataaattaagtactaggtgcatactaggatcgatctaatcgactgtctcctcccccaaaatttcgggctttgtgcctacaatagaaaagaatattaccaaCGTAATTTTCATGTGTTGAATTACCATTGGCTAACCCAGTGGTTAGCCAATGGCAATTATAAGGGGCAGCATGAAGTCAATGTGGTAAACAACGGGAGTTTCTGAAAGTGTTTTAGTGAAGTAAGAAATGTATATCATTGAAATAACTTAATATCATCGCTTATTACTTTATAAATTTTTCTAGGAAGGCTGATGTGGTTAAAATTGAAGCCAACTTAGGATCAACGCACAAATTTAATGCTTCAAAAGTCATTAAAGTCAAGCAATGGATCCCCCATCCTAAATTTAGAAGGACAAATACGCTTAGTAAGTATTTCTtgtttcctatctatctatctatctatctgtctgtctgtctgtctgtctgtctgtctgtcttcattAACTGTGTTGGTGGCCAGAACCAGGAGAGCTATATGCCACTTCATTCCTTCTGTCAGATTGGATTCTTCAATGTCAATGCTATTGGTACGTCTAAAAGAGTGGGAAAGGAAAATTCGGTCCATGATGTGAAATACTACgttaaattttcttccatttctggtttgttgatgttcatttacatagcttgcttaccaaccacatggttccaggttcattcccactgcgtggcaccttcagcaagtgtcttcgactataaccttgggtcgaccaatgccttgtgagtggatttggtagacggaaaccgaaagaagccttttgtatatatgtatatatatatatatatatatgcgtgtatatgttagtgtgtctgtgtttatcccccccaacatcgcttgacaaccgatggtggtgtgtttacgtccccgtaacctagcggttcggcaaaacacaccgatagaataagtactaggcttacaaagaataagtcctgaggtcgatttgctcgactaaagacggtgccccagcatggccgcggtcaaatgactgaaacaagtaaaagagtaaaagagtacctaGTGCACTTTATACTATTTCAGTTTGCTTTATGGCCATATCATATTGAAAATACCAGTTACTGTCAGCTTGCTAAAGGTGAGCAATGTCGTGTCAATTTCGTAATTAAATAGGTGGTCGTTTCGGAAACCTAGTTACTGtaatcatatcaaaatatatgtagTTTACTTCGTTTGGTATCTGTCATTTGCTTTTACACCGgcttttagtttttagtttaacGGATTTAAATCTGTTCACAAATTTGGGCCAGATCTCCAGTTCAAATGTTGTTTTCTATCTTCCTGTTTTTCctaacagtaaaatggaaaattCATTTGAAACTTATTCTGGAAAATACGTTCTAGTGCATTAAAGGATGTAATATTGGCCCAACGTCCCATATAGAAAGTGGGGTAATTGTCAAAGACATTTTTACAAAGGGAAAATGTCATCAAATAGTGTCATTTCTTAAATAtgttacaaattaaaaaaaaaaaaacaaagaatagttTACTTGGAGATTTTACCAATACTCTTTTGTTTATCTTAAAACGATCAAATCTGACGATGTTGTAAGGAGGCATAAATAGATTCCTCTGAAAAACTATTAacgaagcaaatgtcatttatctccatCTTGATCTCTGACGTCAACTAAAATGGTGTGAATCAGATCAGttttacctgctagaaacagcaacccacatgcttttaaatcagatcccaattcCTGATGTTCAAGAATcaagtgaagggcagattgtcaGTCCTGgtatcatcctgattccaaaaagataCAATATGTCTATTTAGAGCAAATGAAGACTGAGATACCGGGGTCCCAGACGGACGggcagaatttcacttttattattatcatagatgTAATTGAATAAGTTTTATCTATTCATTAAATATGTTTTGCTTCtttccagttaatgatattgcACTTTTGGAACTGGAAGAAAAAGTACCCTTCACCAAATGCATTGCTTCACTGGATCTCCCTAATAAAGGCGATACCTTTGATGGTACTTGTATCGCAGTTGGATGGGGTAAAACTGAAAGTAAGAATTGAAGTTATTTTTATGCGTGTAACATATTTCATTGAGATATTCATAATCTTGAATTATGAATTAtctgaaatttattaaaattttacctTTTGTGAGAAGTATTGCTCtcgaaaaaaacagaaaatgccgtatttgatggcataaaagatgcattaGTATATCAGAAGAACTCTATCAGCAGCGCCTATGTAGGAAAAACCTTTTTCgtgcattaaagcttatgggAAACATAAGAAACCGGAGTGatattttttagaatatttttgaaaaaagtgCCTTTTATTACATACCATCAAATACGATAATTCTTTAGACCATGAATTTTCACTGTTATAGATATCTGCTATTTTGAGGAAAATGTAATACGGATGTTATTTAAAGGTCTATGTAAAAAGGAAATCTACTTTTATCTCTATAGTATAGTATTAATTAAATAAAGACCGAAtatgaaattcaaaatgaaattctGATAGCTATTCCTTTGTATAGCCTTACATGAGGTTTCCTGTTGACTTCTGCTGTTCTGCAGTTCTGTAGGAGGTCTAACTTCAGAAACGGAAGATGAACAAAGAAACATCAATTATATGTTGGTTTCtgtgtttacaatattgaaatgcAGCCTCACACAATAATGAATTATAGATGAGTGTATTTATTAGATAGCTGATACTAAATCGGATGGGATATTTGACCCTCGTAACATTTGTCATGACTTAATTGAATCAAAAACCCGGTGGTACATCATTAACTTTCCTAtatacatggcttagtggttagggtatatgGTTCACTATCGTGAGTTCATGAATTCGATACCCGGCGTTGCCAAGTGCCTTTcagcaaaattctttattttctgttactCCAATTCACtgagctgtaattcaaagggctaaccatgtcacattctgtatcactcTGAATCTCCATGCAAATCACattaaaggtacgcgtgtctgtggagtactcagcgaattgcacattaatttcatgagcagattattccattgatcagatcaactggaacactcgtcgtcgtaaccgacggaatgccattgtttttatatacaattaataataattaattatatacaattattaattacataaaatttattaaaaattaatacatttcaTTTGTCGAATATTGTGTTACAGAAGAAGGAATTTTACCAGACCACCTTCAGAAAACCAGGATTAATGTAATGCCAACAAGCCAATGCCAAAAAACTGCACCTGGGATTTCTGCTCAACAACACATCTGTGTTGGGGATAATACACCCATGGGAAAAAATGTTTGCGGTGTAAGTCATTCTTTTAATGCTTCTCAAATTTTTAT
The genomic region above belongs to Octopus bimaculoides isolate UCB-OBI-ISO-001 chromosome 2, ASM119413v2, whole genome shotgun sequence and contains:
- the LOC106873479 gene encoding trypsin I-P1 → MERIILAVLLTVIVSCSARPKEQIVGGSNAQQCEFPHMVFVDIKTKDSGSLCGGTLISDKWVLTAAHCVKADVVKIEANLGSTHKFNASKVIKVKQWIPHPKFRRTNTLINDIALLELEEKVPFTKCIASLDLPNKGDTFDGTCIAVGWGKTEKEGILPDHLQKTRINVMPTSQCQKTAPGISAQQHICVGDNTPMGKNVCGGDSGGGLVCRRKSDNVYVVAGVASYVLDCNKGLGIYANAASFVDYIKGYVNL